The Nostoc sp. PCC 7524 nucleotide sequence CCGGGAGAGCGATCGCGCCTTAGCTCAAACTTTACGTCAACTGAGCGATCGCATCAATATGACTAGCCGTTCCCATAAAACAACTTGACAATAATTTATTGTTTTCCACAACCAGTAATCATCTCACTCGCCGAACACAAATTAAAATATTAAGTAATGTATAAAAACAGTTTAAATTTCCTTCTCCTCTGTGGAAAAATAGTGATTTTTTTGTGGAAAACTTGATATTTTCGTGGAAAACTTCATTAAGTATAATTACCCTGTGGAAAAAACCTCAATGTTTTCCACAAGTTTTCCACAGACTATAAGTAATAGGCAATAGGCAATAGGCAATAGTTATTCTCCTCTGCTCCTCTCCTCTCCAATCCCTACTCCAGACTGAACTAGGGATGTTAGTATATTCACTCACCAGCTAAATCTAACTATGAAATTAGTTTGCTCCCAAAGCGACCTCAGTAGCAATCTCTCCCTTGTCAGTCGTGCTGTACCGTCACGGCCGACTCATCCCGTACTTGCCAATGTGCTACTACAAGCAGATGCTCAAACTAACCAGGTAAGCTTAACAGCCTTTGATCTCAGTTTGGGTCTTCGCACCAGCTTTAATGCGGAAGTTTGGCAAGGAGGAGCGATCGCACTTCCTGCTAAGTTACTTGTAGATATCACCTCTCGTCTACCAGAGGGAGAAATTACCCTAGATGATGAATCGGCAGATAGCAAAGCCACAGGAGAGGGTTTAGTTGTTACCCTCACACCCAAAACTGGACAATATCAGTTACGCGCTATGGGTGCGGAAGAGTTTCCCGAATTACCTTTAATTGAAAACACCGAAGCCATCAATATCACCGCCACAGCATTAATTGAAGGCTTGCGGGGTTCATTATTTGCTACCAGTGGGGATGAAACAAAGCAAGTCCTCACAGGAGTTCATCTCACAGTGAAACAAGACGCATTGGAATTTGCTGCTACTGATGGACATCGCCTCGCAGTGGTAGAAACCAGCAACGAGCAGCCTGTGGAAGATACTGAGCAACAACTAGAGGTGACAGTACCAGCTAGAGCATTAAGAGAACTAGAACGGATGTTAGCTCATAATGCTGCTTCCGATGAACCCATAGCCCTATATTTAGATCAAGGTCAAGTTGTGTTCTCATGGCGTAATCAACGCCTCACCAGTCGGACATTAGAAGGCCAATACCCAGCTTATCGGCAACTTATTCCTCGCCAATTTGAACGACAAGTAACAGTTGAGCGCCGACAATTTTTAAGTACATTAGAGCGAATTGCCGTATTAGCTGATCAAAAAAATAATATTGTTAAACTCACAATTGATAGTGATGCTCAAGAACTTACCTTATCTTGTGAAGCTCAAGAAATGGGTAGTGGCAGAGAGTCTATGTCTGCTCAAATTTCTGGCACAAATATAGACATTGCCTTTAACGTCAAGTATTTAATGGAAGGCTTGAAAGCTTTGCCATCCTCAGAAATTCAAATGCACCTGAATCAAGAACTGACTCCAGTGATTTTTACACCCTTGGGTGGTTTAAAGATGACTTATCTAGCCATGCCAATCCAATTGAGAAATTAAGAATGTGACAGGTTATACCAATTCAAAATACCCTACGGAAAGGCAAGCCTACAAAATTCAAAATTAAGAAATTGAGACTCAGCATACCTTTTAGCGTTTGCATCTGTATCAAATTTTTTGTGAATTGGTATTACAGCTCAAGAGTTCTCTAACCCATAACCTGTCACCTGTCACCTGTCACCTATCACCTGTAACCTGTCACCTGTCACCTGTCACCTATTCCCTAACTCCTACTTTGTTGCATAGGAATTTCAATCCAAAATTCTGTCCCAGATCCTAACTGCGAATCACATTTAAATACACCACCATGTTTATCGACTACAATCCCATAACTAATTGATAATCCTAAGCCAGTACCCTTACCTACTGGCTTAGTAGTAAAAAATGGATCACATATCCTTCTTCTTACACTTTCTGGTATGCCTGGGCCATTATCTGTCATGCGAATCACGATGCTTTTAATATTGCCCTGTAACTCGCCAATGCTAGTACGGATAGTAATCTGACTTTTATGGGGTTGTAATTGCTTGTCTTGATAGTCTTCTAAAGCATCAATGGCATTACTCAAAACATTCATAAACACCTGATTCATCTGCCCGGCATAGCACTCTACTAAAGGAATGTCACCATACTCTTTGATGACTTTAATCGCAGGACTTTCCGGTTTTGCTTTCAGGCGATGCTGCAAAATCAGCAAGGTACTGTCTATACCATCATGAATATTTACAGCTTTCATTTCTGCTTCATCGAGACGAGAGAAATTTCGTAAAGACATGACAATCTGACGGATACGCTCCACCCCAATTTCCATAGAAGATAAAGTTTTGGGTAAATCTTCCGATAAAAACTCCAAATCAATCTTATTTACCAAATCGAAAATTTCCAAAGTTCCATCAGGGAATTGCTGCTGATAAAGCTCCACCAGACTGAGCAAATCTTTAGCGTATTCGCTGACATGAGAGAGATTGCCATAAATAAAGTTGACTGGGTTATTAATTTCGTGGGCAACACCTGCCACCAATTGCCCTAATGAGGACATTTTCTCTGTTTGAATCAGTTGGGTTTGGGTTTGTTGTAAATGATGTAGTGCTTGAGATAACTTTTGGGCTTGCTGTTTTGTTTGACTTAGGAGTTCAGCTTGTTGTAATGCTACTCCTAATTGGGCAGCAATCTGAGTGAGGAAATTAACTTCTGAGGGTTTCCACTGACGAGAACCAGAATGTTGATAAGTTGCTAATAAACCCC carries:
- the dnaN gene encoding DNA polymerase III subunit beta, whose amino-acid sequence is MKLVCSQSDLSSNLSLVSRAVPSRPTHPVLANVLLQADAQTNQVSLTAFDLSLGLRTSFNAEVWQGGAIALPAKLLVDITSRLPEGEITLDDESADSKATGEGLVVTLTPKTGQYQLRAMGAEEFPELPLIENTEAINITATALIEGLRGSLFATSGDETKQVLTGVHLTVKQDALEFAATDGHRLAVVETSNEQPVEDTEQQLEVTVPARALRELERMLAHNAASDEPIALYLDQGQVVFSWRNQRLTSRTLEGQYPAYRQLIPRQFERQVTVERRQFLSTLERIAVLADQKNNIVKLTIDSDAQELTLSCEAQEMGSGRESMSAQISGTNIDIAFNVKYLMEGLKALPSSEIQMHLNQELTPVIFTPLGGLKMTYLAMPIQLRN